Below is a window of Rhodamnia argentea isolate NSW1041297 chromosome 11, ASM2092103v1, whole genome shotgun sequence DNA.
ttttcatttttcctttgtttattttctttttttctaaattatattttttctctttcatttattttttctcttctcttctcttctctttttaaattttttctcttttcttttattttcccccTCTTCTTCGACCAGTGGCCAACGATCAGCTCGCTTGCccacaagaaaagagaaaagataaaaagtaaaaaaaaaaaaaagctaaaagaaaagaggagaaaaaataaaattacaaaaataaaaatttcaagtaaaaataaaaacaaaataaaacaattaaaaaaagaaatgtgaaagaatgatggaagggaagacaatggaaaatgtttttctcttcttaaaaagagaaaatcatttttcctacttttgaaagtgttttttccatcaaaggaaatcattttccttgacTCGTTTATTTTCAGTGAAATAAGCGctgaaaaatccgaaaaatattttcctaaaaattaattttcgagAAAAGAATGGAACCAAGGCATCGGGATTTCTAGAATTCATGGTTGTCAGTCCACGAAAAAATAAACTTATCATAAAACAAACAATTATAAATGACACAGTGTTTCCATCTCCTACGTCTCCAACTTAATCGGCCTAGCCCCAAAAATTACATTACGAATCTTTCTTCCGAAGAATATCAAAGTCAACCCTACTTGCATTAGGCCGAAGTTGCCTCACAAAGCATGTGATGATGAagtagggaaaagaaaaatataaaccGCGTAGATCAACTTCATTTCAAAAGTTGATCACGCGAGCCAATGACCGGATCAACATAATGAATGATTGAGATGATATTCGTTCGCATGATATCTACAATAGATGCAACGATTTTTTCCAAGTCAAGACCATTTGCATTGATAAAAGGCCATGACTTTACCGGTCCACGAGGTTTGCAGAAGAATATTTCATGGTCTCTTGATAACCCCGagtcgaaaaagaaaatttacatgAGCCGAAATATCATCCAGACGTCCACTCATATGAGAAATGAATTTTATCACTATCACTTAAACAGCCTTGGCCACCATAAAATCTCTTCTAAAATTAAGCAAATTAGAAGATCATGCCAACAATCAAGTTAGTTATTGAGGGTAGCATACAAGAACCTCAAGTTCAAATATATTCATGTCATTCATACAGGTGCAAATAAAGACCTACACAACGTATGTGTAggatccaaaaggaaaaaactacAGTGCATTTACGAATTTGCATTTCGCGGGTCACTCTCAAGAGCACCGAAGACATTAATTTTTGCATCGTTTCCACAGCCGTAATGTTTAAGGAACATGAAGACGGTGATCCGAAGGATTGAGGAGAATCGGAGTTCAAACTACAAAACCAAAGCACAAATATGAACCAGATATGAAATCAAACTCCACTCGCCCACTCCTATTCCAAACCAAACCCAAAACTCAGCTACAAAATGGGTTACTCTGTTGTAGAGAGAACGAGAAGCGCGCCTCTCCTAAAGTTTGTTCAATCTTCCTGCAAAAtatgatgaagaggaagaaacaaGGAATTTGCTGTAGTTGCAATTCTAACATCAAAAGGACTCCTCAATCTTGCCATCTCAGGCATCTCAGGTCACGTGATATTACCAAAAACCGAAGATATACAGAACATAACAAGCGAGAAAAGTCGTGAGAGTGGCTCCTCATTCCAAAATCTCTCCTTCCTCTAATTCATCTTCCACTGCTGCCAAGTTGCACCCTCCAGGTaagcctcttctttcttctctacCTTTTCTGGCAATCTCATCatccaattcaagaaaatcatcagGATTCATTTGTGCGATGAGATTTGAATAGGCATCTAGAAGTCCCTGATCAAATTCGAATTCCATGTCCTCAATAATCCCCGAATCCCCGACACTGGAGGGAAGTGGTTCACTTAGTCCAGATACATGTCCTGCCAAGGGCCCACTTGATGCCTTTGTATTTTGATGGGAAAGTTGAGATTCTTGACTTGAGTTCCATTGCTGCATTAGGTCACACACCCGCGATTCCAAACAGCCGTTATCTTCAATAACCTCCTCCTTGAAGTGGACACCATGCACATTCGAGTTATCATTTCCGACAGAGCACTGCAAATCTGATTTGGGATTGATGGCTCTCCTGTCTTTCACGACTTCAAAATCACAACTGTGTGATGGAAGGAAGATGTGTATTACAGGATATTCTAAGATGACAACGTTTGCCAATAGTTGCCTGAGAGGGGTCCTTATGTCCAACTCCTTGAAAGGTGATTTGGGACCCTGGATTGGCAAAATGTATAAATGAACTCACTAGGCTGAACATTTACGCACCCCCTCCACTGAAGAGAAAGATTCATAGCATGAACAAGCACAAGGAAAGACTAAATTTCATGAGCACGTTTGAAGAACGGAAAATTACCTTGGGATATTTACGAATAAAAAATCTGAGATTGTCCAGCTGTTCATCACAAAATTTCTTTAGCTGATGGCTCCATGGACCAGGTTTCAGATGTTTCTCAATGACGGTACAAAGGGTCATGTCCTCATGTATTCTGCAACAAAAGTGATCCTCAACCACTGTACTTGAAATCATTGCTTTTTGGAATGGACAGTAGCACAAATTAATTCTCATCATTAGAGGTATACATAGATGCAGCACATCAGATTTCATCAAGATTTGACTACACATGACTCACCCATGGTCACAAAGAACCACATCTGTCGAGTGAAAGTGCCATTCAATCGTCCAAGAAATAAATTTCTTCCTGAAACAATTAGAAAAGCATAGTTTACAGATGAGaacctaaaaaaattcaaaaatcacatgCCAATGATAAATCTTCACATGAAAGAATATCTTAAAAAAAGAGAGCTGATAAAGGGAAAAAGTATTAACCAAAAGCATGGGAATGCCAAGGTCAAGCAGACTGAAAAACTGCTTACAAAATTCAATGAAAATCATTCTTAGAAAACACCTGACATTTACACACACTTTAAATCTGTAAATCAAAAgcgtgacataaaaaaaatcaacacccGACAAGTCCTGCACTTCCTAATCTcagagcaaaagaaaataacacaCAAATGAGATTAAAACCTAAATTAGGGGGTTAGATAAGTTCAACCATGCTAGTTTAAGAAATGTTCCTGATAATGAATGTAAATAATAAAGAAGGAACACTTCCTCATAGCATTTTCTCAGTTAAATGATCTATTCCAAGTATTTTTAGGAACTGCTACTTTGATCAAGCTATAAACCCATACAACGACAATTCGGAGACATTATAGAGATAGAAGAGCTGATCTTACCCTTCAAGGGTAACCTCTTTTATCATCAAATGGTTTTATAATTGACTTAAGGAGTAAAAAAGATAAGAAGTAGCTCACAACATCACAGGTAGAGCATACACTGACAGTGTTCTCGCAAAACCCCTAGACGAAAATCCGATTTTGAAGATAAATATTAAATGCCTTCAGAAAGACCAGCAGATTTAATGTTGTATACCCAGCCACGAGAACAATCCCATGCAATATAATCAAGTAACTattaaaaaaacagaagaagaagaagaagatgaagaatgcaTAAAGCCTACCACAAGGATAATCTACACCTAATGTGAAGGACTTAGTATATCACCTTATAAAATCGATAGCATAGTATATATAGACCACTCTAAGGTCAAGATTGTGATGTCACACCTTTGATCATATCGAGACTGATTTCTTGCCCTTTTTGACAGTCCACTTGGAAGGAACCAGAGTTTTGTTCTCCTACTAGCAGCGGCACGCCGGAGGTTTTGGAGGGGAAATGGCAACTTAAAATGAGGATGCACACTTAATTTAGTCCTCATTCTGTGAGCAGATTCAGTCACCCTCTTCACTTCCTCAAGCAAATTATAGTCTATGTCCATCATGAGTTTGAAAGAATTATAACCATataaaaatcaagaataaataaaagattTCTTTAAAAGTAAACTTGAAATTAGAAGTAACCTTTAGGCTTAAGGTGATTTTCTGAGGAAAAGAAACCATTCAGATAAAGCAGGCAATTACCAACATAAATTTGTGGCTTAATAATCATACTCAAGACAGCAGAAAAACTAAACTTTGGATACGCATGCATGTGCAGTGCAGAGAAAGTGAGAAAGTATACCAGAGAGGAGAACATTGTCATTAAATTGAGAGAGAGGGATGAACTGAGTCTGATTCCTCTTGCCACTGCAGCCAGTACGGTGTTTATGAGCATTTACGCACGGAAGGCTACATGAGCGGAAAGAACATGCAGGGCATTTGTATTTTGATGGGTTCTTTTCACACTCTTGACATGGACAAGCTTGTTGCTTTGCATGTGACATTCCTACTTCTTCTTCCGCTTGATCTCCCATCTCAAGGAAATTTTAGAGAGCTGAAAAGAATGGTATTTGGAATACTAAGAATAATGGGATTGCAAGAAGAATGGAGACTGTGATGTatgatatttaaataaaaaagaaaactaatatCTAGTCAAGAAGGTAATAGTCAATTCTCCGATTATTTCACAGCGACAATCCTTAGACAGTAAGAATTAGATCAATAGAAAATAAAGGCATGTGCCAGAGATCTTTCAAAATCTTGACCAGTAAAGTCCTCGGTCTTGACAAATGGCCATCATTGAGAGACTATGCCAGGTCAGCTGCATTTCGGAAACTTTTATGATAGGACAAAGAATCTGAGGAATCTCTTATACTCCTACCTCATTACGTCAATCACTAGAAATAAGGCAGAATGTTGTCGTGTTCTATCTATTCTGGAGTTTAgcgaaaacaagaaacaaatattAACAACAAAATACACATTTGTATGCAGTTCATAAGAAGTTATCTTATCATTATTGACCCTCCAAAACAGACGGCTCGCAAAAATGCACACTACTCATCACTAAACACTATGTTTTCATTATAAAGCTAAAAGATACAATCATAGATCAAATCCATGTCCAAGAACCATAATAAGGTGGTTGAACTGATGCAGATTCTACCTTTGCACGAGCCACATACGGAATGAGACACCATCCCAACAACCCATACAAACATAAACAAAACATTGAAAACAAGtaccagaataaaaaaaaaaagacataattCTAGATAAGAGAACTAAGTTGAAGGGGAAAAAGGATGGCTCTGAAAGGACTCACTACCCAACCCAAGCTAAACTAAAAATTAACCAAATGGGCACAAGCAGATCTGCATTTTGAATATACCCAGTAAAGGGAAAAGACAAAGGCGTTAGAAGCAGCCACAACTCAGCAAaaaggaacatttttttataaatgcaaagaatTGCTGCTAACATTGTCATCCAGACCTCAAAACCGCACAACCCAGATTCACCATTAAAGCCAAACGTTCTTGTTACCCAAACACAGATTGAATATGCACGAGGAAACAGGAATCTAAATGCATAGAGCATCGAAACAGTAAAAACACAGTTATCCAAACAGTAAGGATATTCAAAATAAGGGCACTGGGACATTAAACGACCTTAAAAAAAAGGCACATTTTTGCAGACAAATCAATGGACACCATAGTTTTGAGATAATGAAGTAAAGAGAAGTGCTTTCAAAGCTAACATAGCTTCTAATCTCTGTCATCACTAACATATATACCACCAACGATAgtcaaaaaactcaaaatcgTAAGTTCAGAGATAGAGAGATCGCATAGTATCCAACTTCTAAAACAGCATTGCAGTGAAATACGAAGTCAAATTCATCAAATTAAACAGGAATTCCCGGAAACAGAACAAGTAGCACCCAAGGAAT
It encodes the following:
- the LOC115744093 gene encoding putative box C/D snoRNA protein SPCC613.07; translation: MGDQAEEEVGMSHAKQQACPCQECEKNPSKYKCPACSFRSCSLPCVNAHKHRTGCSGKRNQTQFIPLSQFNDNVLLSDYNLLEEVKRVTESAHRMRTKLSVHPHFKLPFPLQNLRRAAASRRTKLWFLPSGLSKRARNQSRYDQRKKFISWTIEWHFHSTDVVLCDHGIHEDMTLCTVIEKHLKPGPWSHQLKKFCDEQLDNLRFFIRKYPKGPKSPFKELDIRTPLRQLLANVVILEYPVIHIFLPSHSCDFEVVKDRRAINPKSDLQCSVGNDNSNVHGVHFKEEVIEDNGCLESRVCDLMQQWNSSQESQLSHQNTKASSGPLAGHVSGLSEPLPSSVGDSGIIEDMEFEFDQGLLDAYSNLIAQMNPDDFLELDDEIARKGREERRGLPGGCNLAAVEDELEEGEILE